Part of the Nicotiana tabacum cultivar K326 chromosome 20, ASM71507v2, whole genome shotgun sequence genome, CTATGTATACCACACTTGAGGTAGACACACAGTCTTCTACGACTCACTCTCATACTTTTTCATGGATTTGGAAACTCCCTATCCATCCAATATTTAAAACCTTTATTTGGCTTCTTTGCCATAATAGGTTACCAACCAGACTTTACTTAAAAAACACTAATATTATTCGGGATGCTACTTGTTTTTACTGTCAAAGGGAAGATGAATCTATTAAACACATTTTTCTCGATTGCTTAAATGCTAGAAAATATTGGCAAGACTTGGGCTTCATGCACCTTATTAGTCACATTACCAATCTGCCATGCACACATACTTGGGCACGTGAActcatttttaataaaaactccAACCTTCCTTTCCACATCAACCCTCAAATTTACTTACCTATTAGTTTATGGAATATTTGGCTTACACGAAACGATAACCTGTTTAACATGACTAGAGTTAATATTCTCCATAATCATATTACTCAACAAGCAGCGGAATTTACTTACTTAGCTTCTTATACTTGTAAGACTAATCGTAAAATAAAACCAGCTAAGAATATCAAATGGAATCCTCCAACTGCTCTTTGTTATAAACTTAATATAGACGGAGCTTTTTCAGCTAATACGACAGGCATAGGAGGATTAATTAGGAACTTCAATGCTGAATGGATTTTAGGTTTCTCAGGATCTGCACCACATGATTCAACCATTTTTGCGGAGCTCTATGCATTAACACATGGCTTGAAATTAGCTTATGAAAATAACATTGCACCTCTGGAGGTGGACGTGGATGCAAAGGATCTTATACTATTATTACATTCTCAAAATATTGATTTCTCTAACTTAATTGCTGATTGCAGGTACTATCTGGGCCAGCTAGGTAACCCTGTAGTCGAACACGCGTACAGAGAGCAAAACATGATAGCAGACCAACTCGCAAAAGCAGGCCACAATTTTGGAAAGGAATATTTgccaagagtttttgaaaatgccGTACTGCTTataatacttctttttaaaattaaaataaaatcatatGCTACTTCCTGCTAGTGGTgataaaatgaataaagaaaataattatccacccatattatccattaaaaatgggttggataataaattttttaaaatcgattcaaatataaataaaaactatattatccacttagaaaatgaatAACTattgagtttaacttttacatttgtaaagcctcaaattgggggttcctcaaggtTGGGAGAGTAAGagttctcccaaaagtgatcatattcaagaagtcatggataataattcattttttatcctattaaatatgggtcggatcAGATAATTTATCTGTTTTTGACATGCTCATACCCGACCCGACCCGACCCTGCCGTTTGCCACCCTACTTCCTGCATTTCAGTTTGTTGTCCTTATTATCTGGGTTATAGGAAACCATCAATTCCAATGACGAAGGAAAGAAGTTCCACCTAGCTAGTAAAAAACAGCACCTATCACCACATAGAGAACTCAGAGTCAGTTGCTGAGGAGCGAGGAATTTATAACATTGGGAACTAAATTTACAGCATTGTAGTGTAGACTCATTCTCTTTGGGTAAGTTACAGCATTGCCCACACATTacaattcacaaacaaaatcACCACTTGTTTCAATATCTTCATCATctaattcatcaagttccatacTCCCTTCACATGAATTTGCTACAACCTTAGGAACCCGCAAATCAATTCTTGCCTCCTCTATTACTGCCAATACTTCTTCCATGCTCTGACTCGGGTTATTTACATCAACGCATTCGTGTCGTCCTTCTTCCATGAATTCGACAGGTAAGTTTTTCAAAAACCAGGGATGCTTTTTAATTTCCGGAATGGTTATTCTCTACAAGAGAATTCAGCAAACCAACAATATTATTGGACTACTCCGAACACATTCAAAACAAGAGTAAAACATGGAGGCATGTCCAAGCTAATGTGTTTCATGATCGTGTTGCTCAAACAGTTATGAACAACATTTCACGTATAAGATTTATAATGATATAAATTTTTGGCAGAAATTTTCTTACCTTTTCAGGATCTGTCACAAAAATCCTGGATAAGAGATGCCCGCACTCCATGGAGATTTGGACATGTTGTGGAATTGAGTACTGGACGCTAAATATTCTCTGTTATGGAGAGTTAACTCAATCAAAGTGCTGCGGAAAATGGCTTTTACAACATTCAAAACAGAacagttccttttttttttaatctctttTCATAAGTCAGATCAAGTTCTTCACTATCTATCATAATTCATGTGTAATTATTTCCATGTACTTACAGAAATAGTCTTTCTGAAATTTTTTGGATCACTGGGATCTTCAAATGGATAAGCTCCAACCAGCATTACGTATAAAGTGACTCCACAAGACCAAACATCAGCCACCTATTGACTCAAGAATTAACAAGAGAGAAATGCAATTAAATGATACAAACATCGTGAAATAGTTGGT contains:
- the LOC107817951 gene encoding serine/threonine-protein kinase SAPK1-like isoform X3 — protein: MNHRSLSHPNIIRFKEVLLTPTHLAIVMEYAAGGELFQRICKAGRFNEDEARFFFQQLISGVSYCHFMQICHRDLKLENTLLDGSAAPRVKICDFGYSKSSVFHSQPKSTVGTPAYVAPEILSKKEYDGKVADVWSCGVTLYVMLVGAYPFEDPSDPKNFRKTISRIFSVQYSIPQHVQISMECGHLLSRIFVTDPEKRITIPEIKKHPWFLKNLPVEFMEEGRHECVDVNNPSQSMEEVLAVIEEARIDLRVPKVVANSCEGSMELDELDDEDIETSGDFVCEL
- the LOC107817951 gene encoding serine/threonine-protein kinase SAPK1-like isoform X2 — translated: MPRYLIDEHVQREIMNHRSLSHPNIIRFKEVLLTPTHLAIVMEYAAGGELFQRICKAGRFNEDEARFFFQQLISGVSYCHFMQICHRDLKLENTLLDGSAAPRVKICDFGYSKSSVFHSQPKSTVGTPAYVAPEILSKKEYDGKVADVWSCGVTLYVMLVGAYPFEDPSDPKNFRKTISRIFSVQYSIPQHVQISMECGHLLSRIFVTDPEKRITIPEIKKHPWFLKNLPVEFMEEGRHECVDVNNPSQSMEEVLAVIEEARIDLRVPKVVANSCEGSMELDELDDEDIETSGDFVCEL